From the genome of Papaver somniferum cultivar HN1 chromosome 2, ASM357369v1, whole genome shotgun sequence, one region includes:
- the LOC113350695 gene encoding extensin-like, whose protein sequence is MADRHRIPYQTPPSSPYRCPLSKSPDVSPPKGGPPRSPHPYPRVQKPSSTSGPRVSSSKRGDPPRSSQGSRYAVNRPPASQRAEPTNVSSHTPQSAEPLDIQPLHSIAPTTKPSQKSTVPPPTAPVKGKSAKGAA, encoded by the coding sequence ATGGCTGATCGTCATCGGATTCCATATCAGACTCCACCATCGAGCCCTTATAGATGTCCTTTATCCAAAAGTCCTGATGTATCTCCGCCGAAGGGTGGTCCACCTAGGTCTCCCCATCCATATCCTCGAGTTCAGAAGCCTTCATCTACGTCTGGTCCTCGAGTTTCATCGTCCAAGAGAGGGGATCCGCCGAGGAGTTCTCAGGGTTCCCGATATGCTGTTAATCGCCCTCCTGCGTCTCAGCGTGCTGAACCGACGAATGTGTCGTCTCATACTCCTCAAAGTGCTGAGCCGCTAGATATACAACCTCTTCATTCTATTGCTCCTACCACAAAGCCTTCTCAGAAGTCTACGGTCCCCCCACCTACTGCTCCAGTGAAGGGGAAATCCGCCAAAGGTGCTGCGTAG